One genomic segment of Occultella kanbiaonis includes these proteins:
- a CDS encoding LacI family DNA-binding transcriptional regulator produces MATLKEIARRAGVSASAVSAVVNGTTHTRVSAGTRARIEAVIAEVGYVPNDAARALRRQRAGTIAVVVEGLENPVYKELLLGIYEAAEARGWAVVLGDAAWMRSGSHFLARLLGQGSIDAILLRHEGLIDGEVLGHLRAHPTPVVLLEQQSDPHYPWVAVDDLLAGRMATEFLLQAGHTDVRFVGGRDESQTSSARYEGYVTAMKQARRRPRAGLFTGFGIEAGTLGFGAIRSGGTFPTGVVVNNVMSAAGLLAAAADDGVDVPSQLSVVGIHDAEIADIVRPRLTTVRLPMRALGAHAVEQVAALLEGVPTALGVTTEERPKLIVRASTAPPSR; encoded by the coding sequence ATGGCCACGCTCAAAGAGATCGCACGCCGGGCTGGGGTCTCGGCCTCTGCGGTCTCCGCCGTGGTCAACGGGACAACACACACCCGAGTGAGCGCTGGGACTCGTGCGCGTATCGAGGCGGTGATCGCCGAGGTCGGGTACGTGCCCAACGATGCGGCGCGGGCGCTACGGCGGCAGCGGGCGGGCACCATCGCGGTGGTCGTCGAAGGGCTCGAGAACCCGGTCTACAAGGAGTTACTCCTCGGCATCTACGAGGCGGCCGAAGCTCGCGGTTGGGCCGTGGTGCTCGGCGACGCGGCCTGGATGCGCTCCGGCAGCCACTTCCTCGCTCGTCTACTCGGCCAGGGATCGATCGACGCGATCCTGCTGCGCCATGAGGGCCTGATCGACGGGGAAGTGCTGGGCCACCTGCGCGCACACCCGACGCCCGTGGTGCTGCTGGAACAGCAGTCCGACCCGCACTACCCCTGGGTCGCCGTCGATGATCTGCTGGCCGGCCGGATGGCGACCGAGTTCCTGCTTCAGGCTGGTCACACCGACGTGCGATTCGTGGGCGGCCGCGACGAGAGCCAGACCTCCTCCGCACGGTACGAGGGCTATGTCACGGCGATGAAGCAGGCCCGGCGGCGACCTCGGGCGGGCCTTTTCACCGGGTTCGGTATCGAGGCGGGCACGCTCGGCTTCGGTGCGATCCGATCCGGTGGCACATTCCCCACCGGTGTCGTCGTCAACAACGTGATGTCCGCGGCCGGTCTGTTGGCGGCGGCGGCGGACGACGGGGTCGATGTGCCGAGCCAACTATCCGTGGTGGGCATCCACGACGCCGAGATCGCCGACATCGTGAGGCCGCGGCTGACGACCGTGCGGTTGCCGATGCGCGCGCTCGGCGCCCATGCGGTCGAGCAGGTCGCGGCGCTGCTTGAGGGCGTGCCCACGGCCCTCGGCGTCACCACCGAGGAGCGGCCCAAGCTCATCGTCCGCGCATCCACCGCGCCGCCCTCGCGCTGA